A segment of the uncultured Desulfobulbus sp. genome:
CATGTCCTGGAGGAGCGGTCGTTTTTTGATCTTCCCTGCCGCTTTTGGATGCTGCTTCAGGGTACTGATGATGCCACTGAGGCTTGAATGCAGATAAACCACCTTGCCGATTCGGTTCAGATTCTCGACCATGAAAAATCCCCCGCCGGTGGAGACGATGGTTCCCTGCACATGCGTCTCCAGCCAAAGCCCGACCTGCTGCTCGACTGTGCGAAAAACCGGTTCTCCCTGCTGGGCAAAAATAGTCCGGATTTTTTGTTTCACAAACGACTCGATAAGATCATCGGTATCCACGGCAAAGCGACCGGTCTCCGCAGCCAACGCACGCGCCGTCCGGCCCTTACCCACGCCCATAAAGCCGATGAGTAGGATATTGCTTTTCACTGTTTCCCCATTTCGATTTTTTTTCAAGAGCGCAGACAGGATACTCGCCGTTCACGATGGTCGTGTGAAGACGGTACAAGGGGCGCGCCACACGCGCACTTTCTCTGAGCAAACCCCATATCCCAACTTTTGATGAGATCGTCAACAATTGTCGTTCTCGAAGCTTTTTACGAGAAC
Coding sequences within it:
- a CDS encoding shikimate kinase produces the protein MKSNILLIGFMGVGKGRTARALAAETGRFAVDTDDLIESFVKQKIRTIFAQQGEPVFRTVEQQVGLWLETHVQGTIVSTGGGFFMVENLNRIGKVVYLHSSLSGIISTLKQHPKAAGKIKKRPLLQDMDKATALYQARLPLYRQAADYEVSVEGRKTSEIVAEIKSLLEADGVL